One window of the Allosaccharopolyspora coralli genome contains the following:
- the ilvN gene encoding acetolactate synthase small subunit — translation MSRHTLSVLVENVPGVLSRVSGLFSRRSFNIESLAVGPTEHPEISRMTIVVSVSEQPLEQVTKQLNKLINVIKIVELEPESAVQRELLMVKVRADSSVRSQVLETVQLFRAKVVDVSPEALTIEATGDVDKLDALLRMLEPYGVREVVQSGTIAIGRGPRSITATAVR, via the coding sequence ATGAGCCGCCACACGTTGAGCGTTCTGGTGGAGAACGTTCCCGGCGTGCTGTCCCGGGTGTCGGGGCTGTTCTCGCGCCGTAGCTTCAACATCGAGTCGTTGGCCGTCGGCCCGACCGAGCACCCGGAGATCTCGCGGATGACGATCGTGGTCTCGGTCTCCGAGCAGCCACTGGAGCAGGTCACCAAGCAGCTCAACAAGCTGATCAACGTGATCAAGATCGTGGAGCTGGAGCCCGAGTCCGCGGTGCAGCGGGAGCTGCTGATGGTCAAGGTGCGCGCGGACTCCTCGGTGCGCAGCCAGGTTCTGGAGACCGTGCAGCTGTTCCGCGCCAAGGTCGTCGACGTCTCGCCGGAGGCGCTGACCATCGAAGCCACCGGGGACGTCGACAAGCTCGACGCACTGCTGCGGATGCTGGAGCCCTACGGGGTCCGGGAGGTCGTGCAGTCCGGGACCATCGCGATCGGACGCGGTCCCCGTTCGATCACGGCCACCGCAGTGCGCTGA
- a CDS encoding acetolactate synthase large subunit gives MTSAKTRQNPVPAPPPGHRPKPAPPSGSPVKATGAQSLVRSLEAAGCEVVFGIPGGTILPAYDPLLDSSKVRHVLVRHEQGAGHAATGYAQATGKVGVCMATSGPGATNLVTALADAHMDSVPIVAITGQTARSMIGTDAFQEADICGITLPITKHNFLVTDPAEIPRVIAEAFYIASSGRPGPVLVDIPKDVQQVNTSFVWPPETKLPGYKPTSKPHGKQVREAAKLIGQSHRPVLYVGGGVLKADATEQLRELAEATGIPVVTTLMARGAFPDSHPQHLGMPGMHGKVGAVAAMQRSDLLIALGTRFDDRVTGQLSTFAPEAKVVHADIDPAEISKNRAADVPIVGDCKDIIGDLVEAVTAASEEHGRPDLAPWWEQLERWRSTFPLGYEWPSDGTLSPEYVIERLGALVGSDAVYTAGVGQHQMWAAQFISYEKPRTWLNSGGLGTMGYAVPAAMGAKAGMGETTVWAIDGDGCFQMTNQELATCAIEEIPIKVAVINNGNLGMVRQWQNLFYAERYSHSGLGTHKHRIPDFVMLAESLGCAGLRCESKEDVDSVIQRAMEINDRPVVIDFVVGEDAQVWPMVAAGTGNDEIMAARGIRPLFDEDEG, from the coding sequence ATGACCAGCGCCAAAACCAGGCAGAACCCGGTTCCGGCTCCGCCGCCGGGACACCGTCCCAAGCCCGCGCCCCCGAGCGGCTCCCCGGTGAAGGCGACGGGCGCGCAGTCGCTCGTGCGTTCGCTCGAGGCCGCAGGATGCGAGGTCGTCTTCGGTATCCCCGGTGGCACGATCCTCCCGGCCTACGATCCGCTCCTCGACTCGTCGAAGGTCCGTCACGTGCTCGTCCGCCACGAGCAGGGAGCGGGCCACGCGGCGACCGGATACGCCCAGGCCACCGGCAAGGTCGGTGTGTGCATGGCCACGTCCGGCCCGGGGGCGACGAACCTCGTGACCGCGCTCGCCGACGCGCACATGGATTCCGTCCCGATCGTCGCGATCACCGGACAGACGGCCCGGTCCATGATCGGTACCGACGCGTTCCAGGAAGCCGACATCTGCGGCATCACGCTGCCGATCACCAAGCACAACTTCCTGGTCACCGATCCCGCCGAGATCCCCCGCGTCATCGCCGAGGCTTTCTACATCGCCTCCAGCGGGCGCCCGGGGCCCGTGCTGGTCGACATCCCCAAGGATGTCCAGCAGGTGAACACCTCTTTCGTGTGGCCGCCGGAGACGAAGCTGCCCGGCTACAAGCCGACCAGCAAGCCGCACGGCAAGCAGGTGCGGGAAGCGGCGAAACTCATCGGCCAGTCGCATCGGCCGGTCCTCTACGTCGGCGGTGGCGTGCTCAAGGCCGACGCGACCGAGCAGCTGCGCGAGTTGGCCGAGGCCACCGGGATCCCCGTGGTGACGACCCTCATGGCCCGCGGCGCGTTCCCCGACTCGCACCCGCAGCACCTGGGCATGCCCGGTATGCACGGCAAGGTCGGCGCCGTCGCCGCGATGCAGCGCTCCGACCTGCTCATCGCACTCGGAACCCGGTTCGACGACCGGGTCACCGGGCAGCTGTCCACGTTCGCCCCCGAGGCGAAGGTCGTCCACGCCGACATCGACCCGGCCGAGATCTCCAAGAACCGCGCGGCGGACGTTCCGATCGTCGGCGACTGCAAAGACATCATCGGCGACCTGGTCGAGGCCGTCACCGCGGCGAGTGAGGAGCACGGGCGGCCCGACCTGGCCCCGTGGTGGGAGCAGTTGGAACGGTGGCGCAGCACGTTCCCGCTCGGCTACGAATGGCCGTCCGACGGCACGCTGTCGCCGGAGTACGTCATCGAGCGGCTCGGCGCGCTCGTCGGCTCCGATGCCGTCTACACCGCCGGTGTCGGCCAGCACCAGATGTGGGCGGCGCAGTTCATCTCCTACGAGAAGCCGCGCACCTGGCTGAACTCCGGTGGTCTGGGAACCATGGGATACGCGGTCCCCGCCGCGATGGGGGCGAAGGCCGGCATGGGGGAGACCACCGTGTGGGCCATCGACGGTGACGGCTGTTTCCAGATGACCAACCAGGAGCTGGCCACCTGCGCCATCGAGGAGATCCCCATCAAGGTCGCCGTCATCAACAACGGCAACCTCGGTATGGTTCGGCAGTGGCAGAACCTCTTCTACGCCGAGCGCTACTCACACAGTGGCCTCGGCACCCACAAGCACCGCATTCCCGACTTCGTGATGCTCGCGGAGTCGCTCGGCTGCGCCGGCCTGCGGTGTGAGTCCAAAGAGGACGTCGACAGCGTCATCCAGCGGGCCATGGAAATCAACGACCGACCCGTCGTGATCGATTTCGTGGTGGGTGAGGACGCCCAGGTGTGGCCGATGGTCGCCGCGGGCACGGGCAACGACGAGATCATGGCGGCACGTGGCATCCGTCCGCTGTTCGACGAGGACGAGGGGTGA
- a CDS encoding PH domain-containing protein produces the protein MSQSAADPENTHAADEVPHLQDRTVGESSTDHAETTVLTESAGTGHDSASEESSGADAPENTPGEAASEEAELDGAASDGAAGSGDAEATAAPAAATAIGNKATAEYETAVRRLPDKLTFRITGASLIAVIIVTVCMSPLALSSWWLALLFLVPIGMAVWVLRVRTVVTPESVAACSLTRTTTVRWDDVKSLRLDERRWVRLVLASGREVTLPAVRVRNLPNLAAMSGGRIADPGTEA, from the coding sequence GTGAGCCAGTCCGCCGCAGATCCTGAGAACACCCACGCAGCCGATGAGGTCCCGCACCTCCAGGACCGCACCGTCGGCGAGTCGTCGACGGATCACGCCGAGACGACCGTGCTGACGGAGTCGGCCGGCACCGGCCACGACTCCGCGAGCGAGGAGTCCTCAGGGGCGGACGCCCCCGAGAACACCCCGGGCGAGGCTGCGTCCGAAGAAGCCGAGCTGGATGGGGCCGCGTCCGACGGCGCTGCCGGCTCCGGCGATGCGGAGGCCACTGCCGCGCCCGCCGCGGCGACCGCGATCGGCAACAAGGCGACCGCGGAGTACGAGACCGCCGTGCGGCGTCTCCCCGACAAGCTCACGTTCCGGATCACCGGCGCCTCGCTGATCGCGGTGATCATCGTGACGGTGTGCATGAGCCCGCTCGCCTTGTCGAGCTGGTGGCTGGCGCTGCTGTTCCTGGTCCCGATCGGGATGGCGGTCTGGGTGCTGCGGGTCCGCACGGTCGTCACGCCCGAATCCGTCGCTGCCTGCTCACTGACCCGCACGACCACCGTGCGCTGGGACGACGTCAAGTCGTTGCGCCTCGATGAGCGCCGCTGGGTGCGGTTGGTCCTCGCGTCCGGCCGGGAGGTCACGCTGCCCGCCGTGCGGGTGCGCAACCTCCCGAACCTGGCCGCGATGAGCGGCGGACGCATCGCCGACCCCGGCACAGAGGCGTGA
- the ilvD gene encoding dihydroxy-acid dehydratase → MPPLRSRTTTHGRNAAGARSLWRATGMTDSDFGKPIVAIANSYTQFVPGHVHLRDLGDVVAGTVREAGGVPREFHTIAVDDGIAMGHSGMLYSLPSREIIADSVEYMVNAHQADALVCISNCDKITPGMLNAAMRLNVPTVFVSGGPMEAGKAVVVDGVAQAPTDLITTIAASANSAVDDEGLGEVERSACPTCGSCSGMFTANSMNCLTEALGLALPGNGSTLATHALRRELFENAGRTVVEIAQRWYRDDDASVLPRSVASRKAFENAMALDMAMGGSTNTVLHVLAAAQEGEVDFTLEDIERISRAVPCLSKVAPNSDYHMEDVHRAGGITALLGELDRASLLHRDVSSVHSPDLAGWLSEWDIRGESPSTRAIELFHAAPGGVRTTQAFSTENRWSSLDTDSEGGCIRSVPHAYTADGGLAVLRGNLAEDGAVVKTAGVEEELWTFEGPARVLGSQEQAVSAILNREIRPGDVLVIRYEGPAGGPGMQEMLHPTAFLKGSGLGKQCALITDGRFSGGSSGLSIGHISPEAAHGGAIGLVQDGDRIRIDVPSRELELLVDDEVLTERRSKMDAAEHPWRAADRERPVTTALRAYARLATSASYGAVRDLGT, encoded by the coding sequence ATGCCCCCGTTGCGCTCACGCACCACCACCCACGGCAGGAACGCCGCAGGCGCCCGGTCGCTGTGGCGTGCCACCGGCATGACCGACAGCGACTTCGGCAAGCCGATCGTGGCGATCGCCAACTCCTACACCCAGTTCGTTCCCGGCCACGTACACCTGCGCGACCTCGGTGACGTCGTCGCGGGCACCGTGCGGGAAGCCGGCGGCGTGCCCCGTGAATTCCACACCATCGCCGTCGACGACGGCATCGCCATGGGCCACAGCGGAATGCTGTACTCGCTGCCCTCGCGCGAGATCATCGCCGACTCGGTCGAATACATGGTCAACGCGCACCAGGCGGACGCGCTGGTGTGCATCTCGAACTGCGACAAGATCACGCCCGGCATGCTCAACGCCGCCATGCGCCTGAACGTGCCGACGGTGTTCGTCTCCGGCGGACCGATGGAGGCGGGCAAGGCCGTCGTCGTGGACGGCGTCGCACAGGCACCGACGGACCTGATCACCACGATCGCCGCGTCGGCGAACTCGGCGGTCGACGACGAGGGGCTCGGCGAGGTCGAGCGTTCCGCGTGCCCGACGTGTGGCTCCTGTTCCGGCATGTTCACCGCGAACTCGATGAACTGCCTGACCGAGGCACTCGGACTCGCCTTGCCCGGCAACGGTTCGACGCTGGCCACCCACGCGCTGCGGCGAGAGCTGTTCGAGAACGCCGGACGCACGGTCGTGGAGATCGCGCAACGGTGGTACCGGGACGACGACGCCTCGGTCCTGCCCCGCTCGGTGGCGAGCAGGAAGGCGTTCGAGAACGCGATGGCCCTCGACATGGCGATGGGCGGCTCGACGAACACCGTCCTGCACGTCCTCGCCGCCGCGCAGGAGGGCGAGGTCGACTTCACGCTCGAGGATATCGAGCGCATCAGCCGCGCGGTGCCGTGTCTGTCCAAGGTCGCGCCGAACTCCGATTACCACATGGAGGACGTGCACCGCGCAGGCGGAATCACCGCGCTGCTCGGGGAACTCGACCGCGCGAGCCTGTTGCACCGCGACGTGAGCTCGGTGCACTCCCCCGACCTGGCGGGCTGGCTGTCCGAATGGGACATCCGTGGCGAGTCGCCGTCGACACGGGCGATCGAGCTTTTCCACGCCGCGCCCGGAGGGGTTCGCACGACGCAGGCATTCTCCACCGAGAATCGGTGGTCCTCTTTGGACACAGACAGCGAGGGTGGTTGCATTCGCTCCGTTCCGCACGCCTACACCGCCGACGGAGGACTCGCGGTGCTACGCGGCAACCTCGCCGAGGACGGCGCCGTCGTGAAGACCGCCGGGGTCGAGGAGGAGCTGTGGACCTTCGAAGGTCCGGCGCGCGTGCTGGGGAGTCAGGAACAGGCCGTCTCGGCGATCCTCAACCGTGAGATCCGGCCGGGTGACGTGCTGGTCATCCGGTACGAGGGCCCGGCGGGCGGACCGGGAATGCAGGAGATGCTGCACCCGACGGCGTTCCTCAAGGGCTCGGGCCTGGGCAAGCAGTGCGCGCTGATTACCGACGGCCGGTTCTCCGGCGGATCGTCCGGGCTGTCCATCGGGCACATCTCGCCGGAAGCGGCTCACGGCGGCGCGATCGGACTCGTCCAGGACGGCGACCGGATCCGGATCGACGTCCCGAGCCGGGAGCTGGAGTTGCTCGTCGACGACGAGGTGCTCACCGAACGCCGGTCCAAGATGGACGCCGCTGAACACCCGTGGCGGGCGGCCGACCGGGAGCGGCCGGTGACCACCGCGCTGCGCGCTTACGCGCGGCTGGCGACCTCGGCGTCCTACGGCGCCGTTCGCGATCTCGGCACATAG
- a CDS encoding DoxX family protein gives MSTHDDPPGGAGGYPDDRTVQNAPAGARSGRQQAVSAQTTQIRTGGAGSYDSVDADYTDADPGVYDDRRGLDFYDDVDRGARWHGGADLGLLVLRLALGVIFGLHGAQKLFGVLGGPGTEGFAESLTTMGFEQTAILSLVTGAAELGGGALLVLGLFTPLGAAGLAGVMGPAIALNAQSGFFASDGGVEFEVLLLCAAVALMFTGPGRVSLDNGRAWYRRPLVSGFLALLLAAGSAAAVFFLLR, from the coding sequence GTGAGCACCCACGACGATCCCCCCGGTGGCGCGGGCGGCTACCCCGACGATCGCACCGTCCAGAATGCTCCGGCCGGTGCGCGCTCCGGCCGACAACAAGCGGTGTCGGCCCAGACGACACAGATCCGGACCGGCGGCGCCGGCAGCTACGACTCCGTCGACGCCGACTACACCGACGCGGACCCCGGCGTGTACGACGACCGACGCGGCCTCGACTTCTACGACGACGTCGACCGCGGCGCCCGTTGGCACGGCGGTGCGGACCTCGGCCTGCTGGTCCTTCGCCTCGCGCTCGGCGTGATCTTCGGGCTGCACGGCGCCCAGAAGCTCTTCGGCGTGCTCGGCGGACCCGGCACCGAAGGCTTCGCCGAAAGCCTCACGACCATGGGTTTCGAGCAGACCGCCATTCTGTCGCTGGTGACCGGAGCCGCCGAGCTCGGCGGAGGCGCGCTGCTCGTGCTCGGCCTGTTCACTCCGCTCGGCGCCGCCGGGCTCGCCGGGGTCATGGGGCCCGCGATCGCGCTGAACGCCCAGTCCGGGTTCTTCGCCTCGGACGGCGGCGTCGAGTTCGAGGTCTTGCTGCTCTGCGCTGCGGTGGCGTTGATGTTCACCGGCCCCGGCAGGGTCTCCCTCGACAACGGGCGCGCCTGGTACCGGCGTCCACTCGTCAGCGGTTTCCTCGCACTGCTGCTCGCCGCGGGCTCGGCGGCCGCAGTCTTCTTCCTGCTTCGCTGA
- a CDS encoding alpha/beta fold hydrolase, producing MGVESVTEFDVVAGDGTSVRAWEHRDDTAEPSTVLWCPGLGATPEAWPDLLESGAVSHVVSWYHRGTFGSARPAVPSRITLAEHVDDALAVLDRAGVARCTVVGWSVGVGVAAELARRRPDRVSGLLLIAGTPGAGFEAMFGTLGVPAPLRPLLASTGAMSLRLLGPALDSVLHRMPATELSARLLQHSGFMRPGADPERVTAAMRRFLRHDWGWYFTLALATGLAAAVPLNAVRCPITLVVGRHDLLSDTPRAVASVAGLAQARVRIFDTSHFVPLEAPAELRDELTLLLRREFAVDCARLGLVPEDLPALETD from the coding sequence ATGGGCGTGGAGTCGGTCACCGAGTTCGACGTCGTCGCAGGGGACGGCACCAGCGTTCGGGCGTGGGAGCATCGCGACGACACCGCAGAGCCGTCCACCGTGCTGTGGTGCCCCGGTCTCGGCGCGACCCCGGAGGCCTGGCCCGACCTGCTCGAATCGGGAGCCGTCTCGCACGTGGTGAGCTGGTATCACCGGGGCACGTTCGGCTCAGCGCGACCGGCGGTGCCCAGCCGCATCACGCTCGCCGAGCACGTCGACGACGCGCTCGCCGTGCTGGACCGCGCCGGGGTCGCGCGCTGCACGGTCGTGGGGTGGTCGGTCGGTGTCGGGGTGGCCGCGGAACTGGCGCGCAGGCGGCCGGACCGCGTGTCCGGGTTGTTGTTGATCGCGGGCACTCCGGGAGCAGGGTTCGAGGCGATGTTCGGCACGCTCGGGGTTCCTGCACCGTTGCGCCCACTCCTCGCCTCCACCGGCGCCATGTCGCTGCGGCTGCTCGGTCCGGCGCTGGACTCCGTCTTGCACCGCATGCCAGCCACGGAGCTGTCGGCGCGCTTGTTGCAGCACAGCGGTTTCATGCGGCCAGGCGCCGACCCGGAGCGCGTCACCGCCGCGATGCGGCGCTTCCTGCGGCACGACTGGGGCTGGTACTTCACGCTGGCCTTGGCGACCGGGCTCGCCGCCGCCGTTCCGCTGAACGCGGTGCGTTGCCCGATCACGTTGGTCGTCGGCCGCCACGATCTGCTGTCGGACACGCCGCGCGCGGTGGCGTCGGTGGCCGGGCTCGCACAGGCGCGGGTACGCATCTTCGACACCTCCCATTTCGTCCCGCTCGAAGCTCCTGCCGAGCTGCGGGACGAGCTGACCCTGCTGTTGCGGCGCGAGTTCGCGGTCGACTGCGCGAGGCTCGGCCTGGTTCCCGAGGACCTGCCCGCACTCGAGACGGACTAG
- a CDS encoding PQQ-dependent sugar dehydrogenase, producing the protein MAATSERIRRLRAVLGVLVASGALLVGCAQFPDQHPTNWREQPSLEPQAGPQPSVEGQEPPPPEQGSDPGQQQPPPPEGCADPDTAVVATCLAPVGAVAVLPDGQGALVAERDTGRILRVQQDAEPLEIARIPVDTAGGGGLTGLALSPSYFEDELIYAYASTPTENQVVRIAPGDRPKPILTGIPKGASNNGGSLFSDPGGALIVATGDTGSVEAARDPNSLAGKVLRIDGFGGPAEANPTPGSPVVSSGLASPGGICGAAGGSYWVTDRGGPQDALHRVTPGEPIGTPAWTWPDRPGVSGCAAAPGTVLVSLSNASALYSLNPGPGGTFTGQPTKVMENTYGRFSAAALAPDGLLWLGTVNKAGGEPVSSDDRVIRIEPPSGGSAGKD; encoded by the coding sequence GTGGCAGCCACTTCTGAGCGCATTCGCCGACTCCGCGCGGTGCTCGGCGTTCTCGTCGCGTCCGGCGCGCTGCTGGTCGGCTGCGCACAGTTTCCCGACCAGCACCCGACGAACTGGCGGGAACAGCCGTCGTTGGAACCGCAAGCGGGACCACAACCGTCGGTCGAGGGGCAGGAGCCGCCACCGCCGGAGCAGGGCAGCGACCCCGGCCAGCAGCAGCCTCCGCCGCCGGAAGGCTGTGCGGACCCGGACACCGCTGTCGTCGCGACCTGCCTCGCCCCGGTCGGGGCGGTCGCGGTTCTGCCGGACGGACAGGGCGCGCTGGTCGCCGAACGCGACACAGGACGCATCCTGCGGGTTCAGCAGGACGCCGAGCCGCTGGAGATCGCGCGGATCCCGGTCGACACGGCGGGCGGTGGTGGACTCACGGGGCTGGCGCTGTCCCCGTCCTACTTCGAGGACGAACTGATCTACGCCTACGCCTCGACGCCGACGGAGAACCAGGTGGTCCGGATCGCGCCGGGCGACCGGCCGAAGCCGATCCTCACCGGCATCCCGAAGGGCGCGTCGAACAACGGGGGCTCGCTGTTCTCCGACCCGGGTGGTGCGCTCATCGTCGCGACCGGGGACACCGGGTCCGTGGAGGCGGCGCGCGACCCGAACTCATTGGCGGGCAAGGTGCTGCGGATCGACGGTTTCGGAGGGCCCGCCGAGGCGAATCCGACGCCCGGCTCGCCGGTCGTGAGCTCCGGTCTCGCCTCCCCCGGCGGGATCTGCGGTGCCGCCGGGGGGTCGTATTGGGTGACCGACCGCGGCGGGCCGCAGGACGCGCTGCACCGGGTGACGCCCGGGGAGCCGATCGGCACTCCGGCATGGACGTGGCCGGACCGGCCGGGCGTGAGCGGGTGCGCCGCAGCGCCGGGAACGGTGCTGGTGTCGTTGAGCAACGCCTCGGCGTTGTACTCGCTGAACCCGGGACCGGGAGGAACGTTCACCGGCCAGCCCACCAAGGTCATGGAGAACACCTACGGCCGGTTCAGTGCCGCCGCGCTCGCGCCGGACGGGTTGTTGTGGCTGGGAACCGTGAACAAGGCTGGCGGCGAGCCCGTGTCCAGCGACGACCGCGTCATCCGAATCGAGCCCCCCTCAGGAGGGTCGGCAGGCAAGGATTGA